In one Leptidea sinapis chromosome 25, ilLepSina1.1, whole genome shotgun sequence genomic region, the following are encoded:
- the LOC126971930 gene encoding uncharacterized protein LOC126971930 translates to MDSKGTSSPMRNKQEQDLVNLDDNSSKCCMKQRGQGDVDYGGSSSLSNEENCARVELNYHRKSEFNSVSTNENIVHPSQNNVVISDHLPNNGSSSHSSQVSSEINCKMSINKGDQTDKIDKLSKHDIGDSNAPSTSGLSCPSNDKIFNLPGPSEARENKKRPSSLKLKRANVDGDDSSSDTGNDDYSLGSEDGCIYTYRGAMPPQQVAPVPMAQGSRGSSPDMDYLEMDFDPGPSCEADTGDESSPEVDIEVPNIPEGDEPEIRGISPEYQPAPVPPLLINPIVARPPRASIFDFATTTEETPVEKDVVAKKVKVVRTEYIIHTTQKGEKIKVKRTMTHCPEIEPSGVHNSSGDLVTPREVLKYGEDHRDVSMAHKINQGESATLESANLISAIYHVNMAKKLINEKPISDMEGHSLQMDVEAGPSTSDSTPCVEPPRCMVWTEREACERQVTQIGTSACGATAVVNVFLALGVPVNIERINSEVGTRQRANNAQIPRYILSRSIAGCTAADIVNGLQRASDGLVTARFFPTFPERSMSLSHWLADWISLGAVPILTLNLQQGCEGDVPDAWHHQMVFGVSPRGIFMCNPVECVPENVVWCRLVSPSVLLLRARDVVARYNPETDMSVLTAVPDIRFHKMNVLGQVANVLREWRQAGATEGEGRTRHVRVPAAYQAGITVAALTGSEAHRRLVHAPAPPLHQPPAEPA, encoded by the exons GCTCGTCACTGTCAAATGAAGAAAATTGTGCTCGTGTTGAATTAAATTACCATCGAAAATCAGAATTCAATTCGGTATCAACCAATGAAAACATTGTTCATCCTTCACAAAATAACGTAGTTATCTCTGATCATTTGCCAAATAATGGATCAAGTTCTCATTCAAGCCAAGTTTCTTCAGAAATTAATTGCAAAATGAGCATAAATAAAGGTGACCAAACAGATAAGATTGATAAATTAAGTAAACATGACATTGGTGACTCCAATGCACCTTCAACAAGTGGATTATCATGTCCTAGCAACGATAAAATTTTTAATCTTCCCGGCCCCAGTGAAGCAAGAGAAAACAAGAAAAGACCATCctctttaaaattaaagagAGCAAATGTTGATGGAGATGACAGCTCAAGTGATACTGGCAATGATGACTACTCTTTAGGATCTGAGGATGGCTGTATCTATACATACAGGGGTG CTATGCCACCTCAACAAGTAGCACCAGTGCCTATGGCACAAGGTTCCAGAGGGTCAAGTCCAGATATGGATTATCTGGAAATGGATTTTGACCCTGGCCCATCATGTGAAGCAGACACTGGTGATGAGTCTAGTCCTGAAGTAGATATTGAAGTACCTAATATCCCAGAAGGAGATGAACCTGAAATAAGAGGAATATCTCCTGAATATCAACCTGCTCCAGTTCCACCACTTTTAATTAATCCCATTGTAGCAAGGCCGCCAAGGGCCTCAATATTTGACTTTGCAACTACAACAGAAGAGACACCTGTTGAGAAGGATGTTGTTGCTAAAAAGGTGAAAGTAGTCCGAACTGAGTACATAATACATACTACTCAGAAAGGTGAAAAGATAAAGGTCAAGAGGACTATGACTCACTGTCCTGAAATTGAACCTTCAGGTGTTCATAATTCCAGCGGAGATCTAGTAACACCAAGGGAAGTTTTAAAGT ATGGTGAGGATCACAGAGATGTAAGTATGGCACATAAAATCAACCAAGGGGAAAGTGCTACACTTGAGTCGGCAAATTTGATATCGGCCATATATCATGTTAATATGGCAAAGAAGTTGATCAATGAGAAGCCAATATCGGATATGGAAGGTCACAGCTTACAGATG GATGTTGAAGCAGGACCAAGTACATCGGATAGTACACCATGTGTGGAGCCACCTCGTTGCATGGTGTGGACTGAACGAGAAGCCTGCGAGAGGCAGGTCACACAAATTGGTACTTCTGCTTGTGGAGCAACTGCTGTCGTCAATGTTTTT cttGCATTAGGTGTGCCTGTCAATATAGAGAGAATAAACTCGGAAGTAGGCACAAGACAAAGAGCAAATAATGCTCAAATACCTAg GTATATATTATCACGGTCGATTGCTGGTTGCACAGCGGCTGATATTGTGAACGGCCTTCAGAGAGCATCAGACGGTCTCGTAACAGCACGGTTCTTTCCTACCTTCCCTGAACGGAGCATGTCACTCTCACACTGGCTTGCAGACTGGATATCTTTAG GAGCTGTGCCAATATTAACTCTGAATCTGCAACAAGGGTGTGAAGGAGATGTTCCCGATGCTTGGCATCACCAGATGGTGTTTGGTGTTTCACCTCGAG GTATATTCATGTGCAACCCCGTGGAGTGTGTGCCAGAGAATGTTGTCTGGTGCCGGTTGGTGTCTCCGTCGGTGCTGTTGCTGCGAGCCCGGGATGTGGTGGCTCGCTACAACCCTGAAACCGATATGTCTGTACTCACCGCAGTACCCGACATCCGCTTCCACAAGATGAACGTACTTG GTCAGGTAGCGAACGTGCTTCGTGAGTGGAGGCAGGCGGGCGCTACCGAGGGCGAGGGCCGCACCAGGCACGTGCGCGTGCCGGCCGCCTACCAGGCAGGCATCACCGTGGCAGCGCTCACCGGCTCCGAGGCCCACCGCAGGCTGGTGCACGCGCCCGCACCGCCGCTCCACCAGCCGCCCGCCGAGCCTGCCTGA